In a single window of the Balaenoptera acutorostrata chromosome 3, mBalAcu1.1, whole genome shotgun sequence genome:
- the HDDC3 gene encoding guanosine-3',5'-bis(diphosphate) 3'-pyrophosphohydrolase MESH1 has product MGSEAAQLLEAADFAARKHQRQRRKDPEGTPYINHPIGVARILTHEAGISDIVVLQAALLHDTVEDTDTTLDEVELHFGAQVRRLVEEVTDDKTLPKLERKRLQVEQAPHSSPGAKLVKLADKLYNLRDLNRCTPEGWSEHRVQEYFEWAAQVVKGLQGTNQQLEDALKQLFKERGLTL; this is encoded by the exons ATGGGCTCCGAGGCGGCCCAGCTGTTGGAGGCTGCTGACTTCGCGGCTCGCAAGCACCAAAGGCAGCGGCGGAAGGACCCCGAAGGGACCCCCTACATCAATCACCCTATCG GTGTGGCTCGTATCCTGACCCACGAGGCAGGAATCTCTGACATTGTGGTGTTACAG GCAGCCCTGCTCCATGACACGGTGGAGGACACAGACACCACCCTGGATGAGGTGGAGCTGCACTTTGGGGCACAAGTGCGGCGTCTAGTGGAGGAGGTAACAGATGACAAGACTCTGCCCAAGCTGGAGAGAAAGCGGCTGCAGGTGGAGCAGGCACCCCACAGCAGCCCCGGGGCTAAACTGGTGAAGCTGGCAGACAAGCTGTACAATCTGAGGGACCTGAATCGCTGCACCCCAGAGG GATGGTCCGAACACCGAGTCCAGGAATACTTCGAGTGGGCAGCACAGGTGGTGAAGGGGCTTCAGGGGACAAACCAACAGCTGGAAGACGCTCTAAAGCAGCTGTTTAAGGAGCGGGGGCTGACACTCTGA